A stretch of DNA from Anopheles nili chromosome 2, idAnoNiliSN_F5_01, whole genome shotgun sequence:
AACGATGACCCCGAGTATCAGTGGATTGATAAAATTCGTACTCCTCGTGCTTCGAATGAGGCACGCCAACTAGCATTTATGAAGCTCTCGGCGCAGGTAAGTTTGGTTAGAGGAAACGCCAGTTGCGAGGATACTTTTACGAATTTTTGTTCAACAGGTTCAACGTAAAATCGGTATTAAAGCCATCGAAATGGGGGCCAATGCTGTGATAGGCTATATGCAATGCTATGATCTGGAGGGCGATGTTGGAGTAGTGGCCCGTGGTATAGGTACTGCTGTTTCGttgacaaaaataaacgaatctTTTTCGCAACACATCGGTGAAGAGATTCTTGTGGAAGAGTAAGCAATGTGGCAACCGGTAGAAGCACGTACGCATTATACAACcaaaaattgtgtttttttcctgctcagACAGCATCTTTCTGAAAGCTCCGATTTTGGAGACGTTGCTCGGCGACCCCTCGGGATGGGTGTTGAAGGAAACAATCATGCATCAGGCAATAGTCCAACGAAACAGGCAACTCCGATCGCAAATTCTCTGCTCACTAAGGAGACGATGTGTGTGCCGATATGTAGACGATCATCGGATTCCGATCTTAGCATTACACCCAAGGGTGAGCTTGACGAGCGTAATCGTTCGTAATCGGTAATTTCTAATACTGTGCTTCATTCGACAGGTAGTTCCTGTCCGCTGGATAAAAGTATCGGCATCATGCGCAATGTCGGAGCAAATAATGGCAACGCCAAATCAATCATGATTATGAACTATGACATGCTAGAAATGCTAGAATATCCCTTTTTCACCATGACCAAATATCCTGCCGGAATTATTCGTTACATAGGTTCGTAGTGGCAATAGTACGACTGAATCATTGGTTGATGTATCCCTTTTATTCCGTGATCGCTCCAGGTGCAACTGTTACGGCGCGTTCGGTGAAATTACTGGAACGCGTACCGAACCCGAACGAACCGGAAACTCGGGACAGTTGGTGGAATGAAATCCGAACGGAGGTTCGTTCCCATGCGCGATCATTAGGATGCAACGTGATTCTCGGTTACGTGGAGCAGACGACAATAGAGTACGTTGTTGTTGGAAGCTGGTGAAGGAAAGTTTAGATACTGATGTTTGCTGTTTAAATTTCAGCGATGATATATGCGTTCTCTCTGCTACTGGAACGGCAGCGGTTATCAATCTGCAATTCGGAAGCGATATGTGGATGGCAGATGCGTCTCTGAATGCCTCGGGAGAAGGCGGAGCGGAAGCTAAGGAGCACATGACTTCCTCGCTCGATAGGCATGACTTTGATCGGGAGTGCAGCCTTTCGAGAGAGCACACACCAAACACGATCGAGGGAGACACCGTGTACGATGCATTACCAGCCAACAAATGCACCTTGTGTCATGTGCCGTATTCCTTGGGAACTGTAAATTTTCGCATAAATGCCGTCAAGTGTTCCATGTGCAAGTGAGTATGCTGATGGAAATGTAGCGAGAGAGCACAATAATATCCTCCTCATATGTTATGTGTGTTAGAAATGGCATCGTTCCGGATGTACTTATAACGACCATCGAAATCCCCGAGGGTATGGCGGTTTCTGGTCGTGGAGGCCTTGTACAGGCACACACCTGTCGCCCAAAGCGAGACTTGAAGAGCGAAGCAAACGGGAAAGAAATATCTGATGCGCTACCTTTCCTCGAGTATGAACTGCACAAGTTGCTCGTAAACAAGCTTAAAATCAAAGGCATGAACGCTATCTTTGGGCTGCGGTCGAACATAACAATTGGGGAAAAAACGATCGCATTGATTGCAACTGGTACGGCAGTTTATCTTACGGCGTTACCAAAACCGTCACTACCACAAGTCGTAGATGGTAGCTCGTTTCCCGATGGACGGAAAATTCAGGAACTTCAGCAGCTGGTGCAGAGCATCGTGGAGCACAACATACAGGCGTACCAGTTACAGAGTGTTTACGATTCCGATGTTGACCAAGTGCAAGCGACTACAACCGGACAGGCGTCTGCAAGAGATGAACGCGAAACCAAGGAACTGGATTTAGTGTGTATGCAAAAGCCGGCATGTGTGCTGGAGCTGGATGATATAATCGATTTGGATTTGCTAACATTTGAAAAAGAACCAGAAATCGCACCCGAGTGAGTAGCAATGGCAGGTTGCAACATCGTATATCCAGTATCGAGTAGATGCCTTTAACTActcatttatgtttttttttctcacagtGGTTTTTATGTAACAAATTTACAAACTATGCCCGGGTTTTCATCGCAAATGTTGGACAATGTGCGGCAGTTCCAGATGTTCACGCAAGTATGGCGTGCCAAGCTACCATACaaccaacagcaaacaaaccgaaatcTGAACAAGAGATTTCAGGGGCTACTTAAGCTAATCTACTACAAGCTACGCTCAATGCGTCCTTGCGTTTTGTGTGATCTAAGGTATAAGCTGGACTTTCCCGAACCAGACGAAATACAAATCGTCGTATCGGGCATGACACTGGCACTCGGTGATAGCACAAGCAGACTTAAGCGAAAATGCAGCACACAAAACCATCAAACCCCGGGACCCTCACCGTCGGTGCATGCAGGATCATTGAGAGAGCATTCTGCGACAATTAGGAGCAGCAATGGTAATTGATTGAATGTGGCACTTTGCCCTATTGGTCTACGTTGTTGTACATTATCATTCTAGATTGCGAGAAATATACAACGGTTGTTCCTTTGCAGATGACGAACTGATGTTTTCTTTAGACGAAGATTCGATGGATACTTCTGGACCACCGCCGGCACCTCCAACAACACCATTACCGGTATTGGTGAAATCTCTTAAAACACGTGGCACAAAATCAATGACAAATGTGCATAGCAAAATAAATCGCGCCACAAAAATGGTACAAATTTGCAAGATAATACCCTACTGGCTACAGTGCACTAATGATAATGTACAATCTTTTTAAGGTACCTTTAAAAGATGGCTATGGAGTGGATATAACAACGCTCAGTTACGTTCCCGGtggcaaaatggaaaaatatcttggcaatttaaatttcttctTCATTCGTGAGTGCACTTCCATTCGGGAGACGGGAGGAATCTGCGGTTTCGTGCATAGCTTCATCTCGGAGGTGTTGTCTATAGTCCGTGCGCACGTGACGTCGCTTGGCGGGAATGCGATGATTGCGTTC
This window harbors:
- the LOC128732237 gene encoding C2 domain-containing protein 5, translated to MPGKVKVKVLAGRNLPVMDRSSDTTDAFVEIKLGNVTYKTDVCRKTLNPHWNSEWYTFEVEDAELQDEPLQIRLMDYDTYTANDAIGKVYISLSPLLHSTSKSRTGKGSIMSGWLPVYDTIHGVRGEIHVIVKVDLFTDFNKFRQSSCGVLFFHSSNIPYGYSIAMYHGFVEELVVNDDPEYQWIDKIRTPRASNEARQLAFMKLSAQVQRKIGIKAIEMGANAVIGYMQCYDLEGDVGVVARGIGTAVSLTKINESFSQHIGEEILVEEQHLSESSDFGDVARRPLGMGVEGNNHASGNSPTKQATPIANSLLTKETMCVPICRRSSDSDLSITPKGSSCPLDKSIGIMRNVGANNGNAKSIMIMNYDMLEMLEYPFFTMTKYPAGIIRYIGATVTARSVKLLERVPNPNEPETRDSWWNEIRTEVRSHARSLGCNVILGYVEQTTIDDDICVLSATGTAAVINLQFGSDMWMADASLNASGEGGAEAKEHMTSSLDRHDFDRECSLSREHTPNTIEGDTVYDALPANKCTLCHVPYSLGTVNFRINAVKCSMCKNGIVPDVLITTIEIPEGMAVSGRGGLVQAHTCRPKRDLKSEANGKEISDALPFLEYELHKLLVNKLKIKGMNAIFGLRSNITIGEKTIALIATGTAVYLTALPKPSLPQVVDGSSFPDGRKIQELQQLVQSIVEHNIQAYQLQSVYDSDVDQVQATTTGQASARDERETKELDLVCMQKPACVLELDDIIDLDLLTFEKEPEIAPDGFYVTNLQTMPGFSSQMLDNVRQFQMFTQVWRAKLPYNQQQTNRNLNKRFQGLLKLIYYKLRSMRPCVLCDLRYKLDFPEPDEIQIVVSGMTLALGDSTSRLKRKCSTQNHQTPGPSPSVHAGSLREHSATIRSSNDDELMFSLDEDSMDTSGPPPAPPTTPLPVLVKSLKTRGTKSMTNVHSKINRATKMVPLKDGYGVDITTLSYVPGGKMEKYLGNLNFFFIRECTSIRETGGICGFVHSFISEVLSIVRAHVTSLGGNAMIAFYLNDLTLLDNVHKNQGQCLISVGGDVVFVSFHKDDK